ACATCCAAACGGAGCATAAGAGTTTGGATTTGCAGATGTATTGGTTGATGTTTCTTGTAAGAGTTTGGATTTGCAGATGTATTGGCTGTGTATTCATGTGCAAATAAATAAGGTCATTGTATAGACtggaaaaagttttttttaattttctatatttagaaaaaataaatttgttGAAATGGTTTACACTTAACAGTTTGCATTGTAACATTAAAAGCACCTAGACCATTTTAATACTCCTATTCCAGTGAGATAACAgttaattcaacatttttttctGGCTCCAGTTTTCATGAATTCTTGAAGCGAGAGAATGAAGTTGGCAACATAACTAGGCAAGAGGCTGTCAGTATGGTGGGTTCCTGATTTTTATTTCAGAGATGTGTTATATTGTGTATGAGTTACGTATCTTGGCTTAATTTCAATGGTATGTTTTGTTGACTTGTTATTGCAGGTCCCACCGTTGTTTCTGAATGTACAACCTGATCATCATATTCTTGACAGTATGTTATCTATCATCCCTGTTCATCGATTCAAATATTTTGCACTTTATGTACTTCCTGTTTAACTAATGGCTACAATGCTACATTTCCCATTTATAAGGTTTGCAGCCTAGATATTCAGTAAACAAGCTTGttcaattatatatataagattAAAATTACTGGGTATTTTTTCCACATTTGAGTAAAcacgtaaaaaaaaagaaaaaaattatgctATAGCTTGTGTTTGTAGAATAGCcgattctctttttttttaagccGGGCCTTTTCTGTTCGTCTTTAACTTGCTTACTTTTGTGGGTTTGAGATTAAATCAAGGGCAAACAACTTCCTCTTGGTTATAGCATCCACTTATATTGTGAGACTAATGGTATCTCTAACCGCAGTCTCATGAATTTTGGTATCTTTATGCAGTGTGTGCTGCTCCAGGATCTAAAACTTTCCAGTTACTAGAGATGATTCACCAGTCAACGAAGCCTGCATTGCTTCCTAGTGCCCTGGTGTGTTTCATTCTGCATCAGATGCAACTGATGTAACCTTTTCATTTTTGCTTCTATTGATTTTCAGAAaggaatatattatttatgtcaTCAGTTCTCTTACCTGATGCTTCCCCCATGTAAACAGGTGGTAGCTAATGATGTTGATGTGCAAAGATGCAATCTTCTTATTCATCAGACAAAGAGAATGTGCACAGCCAACCTGATTGTGACAAATCATGAAGCACAAAACTTTCCTGGTTGTAATCTTGCGAAGTTCTGTTCAGAAACATGTATGGATGAGGCCAAGCTGCAGAGGTTAGAGTTTGACCGCGTGCTTTGTGATGTGCCTTGTAGCGGTGATGGGACCGTCCGCAAGGCTCCTGATATGTGGAGGAAGTGGTAAATACTGACTCATTTATTCTTCTTGCTACTGTGATTAGTTAGTTTCTTATCTACTGGATTGACTATTCAGGAATGCTGGTATGGGGAATGGACTTCATCGTCTGCAAGTAGAAATTGCTATGCGTGGTAAGGAGTTAAGCATGCTTGGAGCATTTCATTATTCATTATTGAACTCTTAAGTTGTTTCATTATGCTAGAATTTTGTTATGTGAAATGCTTTTAACATTCTGAAGTCACCTTTGCAGTGTTGAACTGCTGATGCCTTGCACAAGTAAACTGTTGTCATGTTCTTTGATTATTAATTAGGTCCTTATAGTTGTGGTTTTCCATTAAATATTCCATGAATGCGATTGCAACTGTCAATTTGATAGCTCATCCCTTCGAAACTTGCAAGTTtcttatatatttatttcatttACTTATCAACacataatgatataattggattgTTTCCAAATCAATTATGTATTTTAGAAGTTGATGTTAATTTGTACTTCTGTTTTTTCTCCAACTACGACAGATAAATGATATGCTATTTGTACTGTAAGGATTTGTTATTCATGAGATTAAGTTTGTGTACTTGATTATTCGTTGCTTGTTCAGGTATGGGTTTGCTTAAAGTGGGCGGGAGGATGGTTTATTCAACTTGTTCAATGAACCCTGTTGAAAATGAAGCTGTTGTTGCTGaggtattttttatgcttgtCTTTTAACTGTAACCTTGACTCTATAATGTTTGGTTTGGTCAAATCTTCTATTATTTTTGTTGTACTGTCATGCGTTACTATTATCTTGAAAAATAGTGTGTTAGTGTTCAGGGCACAGCAAGTGTGGATTTTGAGAATGCTTAGAGATTTGAGCAACAGACATGCTCTTTGTTTCAATATATTCATATATTGCTTTTGTATTTTGCTCTCAGTCTCTCTTTTTGTACATTGTGTAACATCAACAATATTCTGCATAACTCTATAGATTCTACGGAGATGTGGGGACTCTGTTGAACTTCTTGACATTTCTAGTGAGCTGCCTGAATTAGTCTGTCGTCCTGGACTTAGCACCTGGAAGGTTAGTATACATGCTATTAAAACTATTAATATTTTCTTGACTATATAACTCTGTTTTGTCCATTGGGTGTCTAGTTTTACTATTAAATGTGGTTTCCTGTGAACCTAGGGTTTGCTATCCTTTCTGGAAGAAAATGCATTTAGAAAAGCTTAGATGATGACACTGAACTGGCGAACCTCTCTAGTCATTCAGCAGAGTGTGCAGTGCATCGTGCTGTCACATTTCCATGTCAATGAAAAATAAACATGCcagtacatgttttggcacctCTGGCTGATACATAGTTGTACTGCCATTCCATTGTCTTATTAGCTCCTAGTTGCATATTGATACTGATCAAAACTTGGTGCTTTGGATGAAGAGGAAGTGAACTTAGAGGAAACGAACTTACATTTTCATATTGTATACTTTCTGCTTAACTGTTTTGTTAATTTATTTGCACCTGTACTTCCAGTAGGTTTTTGCACCTGAAATAAGTAGGCGAAGAATGTGCTGattttttattgttttattacaacaacaacaacaatataaccttttttcccaagcaagttggggtaggctagagatgaaacccgaaagaaataagttcaaggttcaggcacattgatagctagtctccaaacgctcctatccaaagctatctctttagagatattccaatccttaaggtctctcttaaccgactcatcccacgtcagtttaggtctacctctacctctcTTTACAttgtcgacccgctcaagaaccccaatacgcaccggcgcctcaggaggccttcgttggacatgtccaaaccatctcagccgatgctgggtaagtttctcctcaattggtgccactccgaccctatcccgaataacttcgttccggactctatccctccttgtgtgcccgcaaaaccaccgcaacatccgcatctctgctacactcagttgctggacatgtcgcctttttgtaggccagcattcagcaccgtatagcattgccggacgaattgctgtcctatagaatttgccttttagcttttgtggcaccctcttgtcacaaaggatgccagaagcttgccgccatttcaaccagccagctgaaattctatgcctaacatcttcatcaatgtcgccatccttttgtaacaccgatcctaaataccgaaaagtatccttctggaccaccacttgtccatctagactaacgtctcccccctcatgcctagtcgcgctgaaatcgcacatcatgtactcggtcttggtcctactaagtctgaaccctttcgactctaacgtgcgtctccacagctctaactttctattaacccctgccctacactcgtcaactagcaccacatcatcagcaaagagcatacaccaagggatctcaccttgtatatcccttgtgacctcatccatcactaaagcaaataaataagggctcaatgctgacccctggtgtaggcctatgttaatagaaaagtcagtggtgttgccatcacatgtccggacaaacgtcgtcgcatccttgtacatatccttaatgagggtaatgtacttagttgggactttgtgcttctccaaggcccaccacatgacatttctcggtactttatcatatgccttctcaaggtcaatgaagaccatgtgcaagtccttcttctgttccctatatctctccatcaattgtcgtattaagaaaatcgcctccatggttgaccttccaggcatgaacccaaattggttttgggtcacacttgtcactcttcttaggcgatgctcgataaccctctcccaaagcttcatcgtatggctcatcagcttaatcccacggtagttagtacaactttgaacatcacccttgtttttgaagataggtactaatatacttctcctccattcttctggcatcttgtttgaccgaaaaatgagattaaaaagcttagttagccatactattgctctatctcctagacatctccacacctcaatggggataccatcagggcccatcgatttacctcccttcatcctcttcaaagcctccccgatctctacctcctgaattctcctcacaaaacgtctgttggtatcgtcaaaagagtcatctaactcaagggtagggccatcactctccccattaaacaacttgtcgaagtactctctccatctatccatgatctcctcatccttcactagcagtcgatctgtcctatccttaatgcatttgatttggttgatgtcccttgtcttccgctcgcggatcctagccatcctataaatgtccttctccccttctttcgtgcctagccgctgatacaggtcatcatacgtcttaccctttgctacattcacagctcgctttgcaactctcttcgctaatttatagccctcgatgttggctgcactcttgtcaaggtggagacgcttgaaacactctttcttctccttaatagccctttgcacctcgtcattccaccaccaggtgtctttcccctcctgtttgcctcccctactcacgccaaatacctctgaggccaccttccgaacacatgttgccatctttagccacatgtcatctgcgtcttctccttcttcccaaggcccctcacctagcatcctttccttaaacgcttgtgccgcttcccctctaagcttccaccactttgttctcgcaatcttggcacgtttgtcccggtggacacgtacccgaagacgaaagtccgccaccacaagcttgtgttgagggacaacacactccccaggtatcaccttacaatctaagcaatcacgtctatcctccctcctagcaaggataaagtcgatctggctcgagtgttgtccactacgaaacgtcacaagatgggattccctcttcttaaacacggtattcgctatcaacaagtcgtaggctaacgcgaagttcaacacatcctccccctcttgactcctgctaccatacccaaaacccccgtgcacttgctcgaaccctacattagtcgcacccacatggccgttgagatctcctcctatgaagagtttctcgctggtaggcacggtactaaccatgctatctagatcttcccagaactgcatcttggtgctctcactaaggcctacctgaggggcataggcactgatcacattcaaaaccgaatctccaactaccaaccggattaggataatccggtcgccttgccttctaacctctacgactccatccttaaggctcctatcaatcaagatgcctacaccattcctacccggagttgctcccgtgtaccaaagcttgaagctagtatcctcaacctccttcgccttttggcccttccatttagtctcctgaacgcatagaatatttacacgcctcctaattgctacatcaactagctctcgcaacttacccgttagggaccctacgttccagctacctatacgaatcctaattggctcggctagcttccttacccttcgcacccgtcgagggaagtgcgaagacccttgctcatttttcactacacccgggcgtcgatgtagcgcgccattcaggtgacgacccgacccttgctcacttatcatcgtatccaggtcatgatacgacgcgcccttggggggatggcgacccggcccttgccaatttatcaccacacccgggttccgatgtagcgcgtcgctaagagggttacgcccccaacgagtttcttgtgggtttcaaatccattagagtggctatttttatgctggtttgccaaaacctaacgcaaccctcctcctttatccgggcttgggaccggctatgctgagacgactcaggagagagagtcttccagtcagcataggcggagttttttttattattgtttCTTCCTCCTTTATGCTGgttttttattgttttattgGAATATAATTATTGTTATTGTAACACTTTCAAAGAACTAGTGTGACAACGTGTGTTTCAGCTTGACTGCTTACACTCATCTAGTATTTGCTTGCATTCTAGACTTTCAGTTGGTAAACATGATTCAATCTTCTGCTGCCTCAATAAATATAATAATCTAagttattaaaaaaaaattccgcTATCCCCTCAGTAGTTCAAGTATTGCAGGTACGAGATAGAGGTTCTTGGTTTGGTGTTCATGAAGACATTCCTCGCTACAGGAAGAGTGTGATATCACCAAGCATGTTTCCCTCTGGTAAAGGCAGCCAAGATGTTGAGGTCAACACTGATGTAGTTGATGCAGACATGAAGGATTCAACAGACatgggagaggagggagaacaAGAAAGAAATACAGCAATTGATGACAGCAATAATGGTGACAGTGCAAAAACTGAAGAGAAAACCGAAGTTGATTGTGAGTCCGGTGAAGCTCTAACTAGATATAAAAAGTTAAATTTTACTTCCACCCGTACAGAACATTCGGATTACCCGTTGCATCGTTGCATGAGGATTGTTCCTCATGACCAGAACAGTGGGGCATTTTTCATTGCAGTGCTTCGTAAACACTCTCCTCTGAATGGTAATGTTCTCCACATTCACTTATTCTTCATATTTCGTTGTTTATTGCATCAAATCTCTTATAAGTTACCGTCACTGCTTCCTTGTGCTGAAGTATGGTATATTGCACTTTTTCAGAGATCCAGGTGGTAGATGGGGTAAAAAGTGAGCAGAGTATCTCAAAAGACAAGACTGGGAAACTTGAGGAAGATTTGGGATCAGATAAGGTATCATCTGAAGAAAATATTGTGCCCCAGCAAGTGGTTGATAACACAAATGCTGTTGATGGAGAACAAAATGGAGACATGGATAGCAAAAGTTCAAAAGATAAGAGCTCTGAGGATGCTAAGGTGATTGTTAAGGAGACAGAAAAAGCTCAAGCAGGAACAAGAGATAGGAGGCAGCAGAACCAAGGCAGGTGGAGAGGGGTTGACcctgttatattttttaaagatGAAGTGACAATCAAAAGTATAGTGTCTTTCTATGGTATCAAGGATTCATTTCCACTTGAAGGTCATCTCGTGACTAGGAATCCTGATACTAGTCATGTTAAGAGAATATACTACGTGTCAAAATCTGTTCAAGATGTTTTGGAGCTCAACATAAAAGTTGGCGAGCGGCTTAAGATCACCTCACTTGGCCTAAAGATATTTGTAGGTGTCCAATTAATCATTGTTCATTACCAACATAAGCTATTATGAGATGCTAATAATTTATGATTTAACATGGTGATTCTCTTCTATCATTGCACTCTTTCAGGAAAGACAGTCATCAAAGGAAGGCTCACCGTGCACGTTTAGATTGTCATCTGAGGGATTGCCACTCCTGCTTCCGTACATCACAAAACAGATTCTATATGCTTCGGCAATTGACTTCCAGCATCTTTTACAGTACAGGACTATTAAGTTTCCTGATTTTGTGgatgcaaaatttggtgagGAAGCTTCAGCTTTACTTCCAGGTTGCTGTGTTGTAGTATTACGCGAGGGTAAGATCAATTATTTTTCTTGAATCttgcaaaaaaattattattctTGAAAGAGAACTCAAAGCTTGATGAAAATTAAACATCTGATGATTACTGGACATTTTATTAAAATTTCAGGGCATCAGGATATAGGATCTATAGCCACAGATCCCTCTGCAATTGCCATTGTTTGCTGGAAGGGAAAGACCAATTTGTGTGTCATGCTATCTCCACTGGATGGGGAGGAGTTGCTTGAGAGGATCTCGTTACGTTTTGGGCTCAAATTCCCCAAATTGGATAAAGAGAAACCCAACCAGGAGGTTACTGGATCTGATGAGCAGCCTGATTGTGCCACTGAGGCAGACGATCAACCTGAAAGCAAAGCATCTGACATGGAAATTCCAGATGCTGAGGCTTGAGTAGATTTTTTAAACATGCAGCAGTTTCCTCCTCTTAGTTGGTTACTGTTTGTGGTCACTTCAGTTGATGCTTGGTACTGAGCTGGCAGTCTTCTTTCTTGCATGTACACCCATCAATCATTTATGGATTATAAATGCGGAATGGGAGGTGAGCACCCACACAGGAACAACGACACATGATGGCATGAGATGCGAAACACATTGTCTCTTGCCTTGCGAATTGCCTCCCTGTAACTGTAAGCTAcaacctgtttttttttttttctttgtgggGATTGTATTACACCGATTTTGAAATGTTACACTGAGCACGGAATCTAGTAAACTTTGAGACGAGTATTATTTGAGAAACCATATGTGTAGGTTCAGTCTGAATGCGAGATCTGACAAGTGGAGTTAAAATTTTCTGAAGCTAACTAGCCCATGTCTGTGCTTGTGGCGATCTTGTTGGGCACCAGTTACTGGACGAATAAGGTCGCCGTGCCGCATCCAGCAGATCTTAGCATATCGCTGTCCATTATCGCCATTGTCAGTAAAGGTCAACACGTGCTTAGAAATCTACTGGCAAATGGAGTAAAAACTTGAATGATCAGAGGGTTGATCAAATGGTTGGACTTGGACCTGTAATTCTTCTACAGGCGGACCCAGTGGACTTCAAAGTCCAAAGCCAATCCGGTTGTCAAAATCTGACCGCAGCATGAGTGATAGGTTCAGGGCCGGTGCCACAGGCGGAGCTTGGTCTCCGCGTCCGGCACCGACCACAGGCGAATCCTCACGGTTTCCCCTTCCCAGGAACGCAAGAAACCAGGGCCCATACGTACGTTCAATTCGTCGCGTGTAGAAGGGAGCAGctaggggaggaagaagaaataggCAGCGTGGAGCACGCGCTGCGGACTCGAGCGGAACATGTCCTCCGTGGGCGACCGTAGTGAGCGTCGTCGTCCGGCACTCCGGCTCGCTTCAACACTCGGAACCAGGGAAATGGTCAGATGGGCTATCTGTTGGGACTTTAGCACGGTTCAAACACCTTGTTAATCACATGCTTGGTGGATCTGGATCATCGTCTAAGCTATTTGAAAGGGATTGATTTGATCCTATTTTATTCGTACGCTCCTCCATGTGGTTCATCAAGTATACAGGGTCTCAACATTATTGTCTATACAGGCAACAGCTTGACATGTGAACCGGCGGACCATGGGACCCTGACCTGCGGTTTCGGGGAAGTTCGCGAGATGCAGCGAACAGGAGGTCATGGAGAGTTAGGCCCCAGTAAGTTTTCGCGTTGGTGTTGCAGGTTCCACGTAGGGCTGCTGGTCTATCCACGCTGCGAAAAATTCGCCGCCCTGACGTCCAACAGACAGGCTTCATACGCTTGTTCGGTACGCACCTCACTGGTCTGATTGGCAGCAGCATCAGCATCAGTTTTAACAGGCCGGTCAACGAGTGTGGTTGATATTACTCCAGGAAACATAGACGTTCAGCACCATCATCAAGTTTTTCATGTGAGTGCGAACAGAATACTCCCACAATTACCACTGTGTCATTTCCGGAGAAAAATATTGAAGTCGTCGTCGACCGGACACGACCAACTGGGAAAACTTGCGTGCATCATGATCGTCGACGTGCACGGTGCATGTCGCGGGCGTTGCCACTCTTGGCCTGGGTTGGTTACTGATTAGTATTTATTGCTACTAGATCTTTAGTTTGAAAATGCTGAAGATCACCTCTTTTTTTTAATGATGCTGAGTGTTTAACGTTCTGATCTATATAGGATGCTGACGAACTCAAGTTTGAAACTGTTGCTGGAGACGCTAGAGCACTTTAAAATGAAGCGTTGAAAAAAATAAACGTATGTTGTGAAAGAAGAGAACTTAACGAGCTAGTATATCGGAATGCGAATGTTTGCCAATGTCAGATGTAGCTAGGAGTCGAACTTGACCACGCTACCTTATTGTTCATCCATATAGGCTGATTTTTTTtgaggaaaagaaaaatatctccgGCTTCTGCAACTGCACATATATAGCTAAGttttttacaaaattctcaAACCACAAACTGTATGGTTAACCATTAGTACTATTACTCTAGGCTCGGCCCTCTAATCTGTATAGCCACTGCCGCCCACATGTGGAGTGACGTTAATCGTCGCCCTATTAAATGACAAAGATTACTACAAGTATTGAACCAAGATGCGTGTATTTGTTTGCAGCAAGCACCGTAAACAATATATGGCTGTATATACTTGAAGTCAATGGCTgggtatataatatatatagtaACTTCCAACTTGTACTTGAGTATGAAACTTTGCCTGAGCAAACAAGGTAACCTTTAATTTGCCATTGGGGGAGGCATCTTCAGTTTGACTAGATTTGCCATTGGGGGAGTAGATAACAACAGGTATGATATCATATTAGTATTATTGGATTTGTTATGAAACATATTTTTACAGTTTATATCTTTAAAATTGACGTGTTAAATGTTtattgttggagtatattgagcccatgtgtgtagaggcccatctagagaccCATGTATAggttctatatatacccacccatctagggttggaggaatagagTAATTATTCCCGTCATTATGGTATCATTAGCTTAGTTTTTCCACCTCTCCACCTCTCCTCTGTTCCAGCCGCCAGGGGGCCGCCTCCCCTgttgcgccgccggcggcccctcccctctcctccttccatCCCCTCACCTCCTCGTCCTCTGCTGCGGGCGCTTCCTCTGCGCCGAGCGCCTGGCCGGTCGTGCCGTCCTctgcaggcgccgccgcggcccgatCCGCTGCCTGggcctctgctccgcccggatccgccgccaAGCCATCTGTTCCGCTCGGATTCGCCGTCGGCGGGCCTCCTgctgcggtcgccgccgccctggtgGCCCCTGCGCCCCTgctcgaccccgccgccgctgctgctggtggtgcggGCGCGGGGGCTGCAGGAGCAGGGGTCGcggagctggagggcgcgggagGCGCGCAGCCCCCTGGGCCCCTGCCCCAGGCGCCGCCCGGGCTGCTCCCacagctgcaggagccgcctgcgccgctgcctgggccgccgcctgc
This portion of the Panicum virgatum strain AP13 chromosome 2N, P.virgatum_v5, whole genome shotgun sequence genome encodes:
- the LOC120660973 gene encoding RNA cytosine C(5)-methyltransferase NSUN2-like, encoding MGGGRKRGRTQRRHFKQGRENVWKHNPQRPPAGEGGEGREGNPSWQPFATENPAFEEYYKEQQIIPEEEWDDFMSMLRKPLPSTFRINASCQFFQDICSQLENDFRKSLETEVSDEHEEDAIRPLPWYPGNLAWHLNFSRMQLRRNQALESFHEFLKRENEVGNITRQEAVSMVPPLFLNVQPDHHILDMCAAPGSKTFQLLEMIHQSTKPALLPSALVVANDVDVQRCNLLIHQTKRMCTANLIVTNHEAQNFPGCNLAKFCSETCMDEAKLQRLEFDRVLCDVPCSGDGTVRKAPDMWRKWNAGMGNGLHRLQVEIAMRGMGLLKVGGRMVYSTCSMNPVENEAVVAEILRRCGDSVELLDISSELPELVCRPGLSTWKVRDRGSWFGVHEDIPRYRKSVISPSMFPSGKGSQDVEVNTDVVDADMKDSTDMGEEGEQERNTAIDDSNNGDSAKTEEKTEVDCESGEALTRYKKLNFTSTRTEHSDYPLHRCMRIVPHDQNSGAFFIAVLRKHSPLNEIQVVDGVKSEQSISKDKTGKLEEDLGSDKVSSEENIVPQQVVDNTNAVDGEQNGDMDSKSSKDKSSEDAKVIVKETEKAQAGTRDRRQQNQGRWRGVDPVIFFKDEVTIKSIVSFYGIKDSFPLEGHLVTRNPDTSHVKRIYYVSKSVQDVLELNIKVGERLKITSLGLKIFERQSSKEGSPCTFRLSSEGLPLLLPYITKQILYASAIDFQHLLQYRTIKFPDFVDAKFGEEASALLPGCCVVVLREGHQDIGSIATDPSAIAIVCWKGKTNLCVMLSPLDGEELLERISLRFGLKFPKLDKEKPNQEVTGSDEQPDCATEADDQPESKASDMEIPDAEA